From one Melioribacteraceae bacterium genomic stretch:
- a CDS encoding peptidoglycan DD-metalloendopeptidase family protein → MNYRFAVVFLLLVFLFACSDGELEKENLSLEEKITYNEFGLIADSLIEIRERVKKNQTLTDILLPHKVSYQQIHNIAQVSKDVFDIRKIQSGKDYILYIEPDSVNRVKYFVYQETPLKYYVFDLSDSINVISGEKEVEIRETRIAGTIHNSLYQTLAELKVSPLLALKLSEVFAWQIDFYGIQAGDSFKIIYEEKLLDGEFMTVGRIQAAVFNHRGKDYYGFYFEEGEVPDYFDEEGNSLRKAFLKAPLKFGRISSRFSNSRLHPVLRIYRPHHGIDYAAPTGTPIQAIGDGVVVEKGYQRGNGNWLKIKHNGTYSTAYLHLSKFGKGINKGVTVRQGQIIGYVGSTGLSTGPHLDFRFYVNGKPVNFLTQEFPPSKPVDKELHEQYWTFMSDLKLKLDSLNVEQDQILASGEIEETKTVL, encoded by the coding sequence ATGAATTATAGATTTGCCGTAGTATTTCTCCTTCTAGTTTTTTTATTTGCGTGTTCTGATGGTGAATTAGAAAAGGAGAATTTATCGCTCGAAGAGAAAATTACTTATAATGAATTTGGTTTAATTGCCGATTCATTAATCGAAATCAGAGAACGAGTAAAGAAAAATCAAACATTGACGGATATCCTATTACCTCACAAAGTTAGCTATCAACAAATTCACAATATTGCTCAAGTATCCAAAGATGTTTTTGACATTCGTAAAATACAAAGCGGCAAAGATTACATTCTGTATATTGAACCGGATTCTGTAAACAGAGTCAAGTATTTTGTTTACCAAGAAACACCTCTAAAGTATTATGTGTTTGATTTGAGTGATTCTATCAACGTTATTTCGGGTGAAAAAGAAGTTGAGATAAGGGAGACTCGAATTGCCGGTACTATTCACAATTCATTATATCAAACATTAGCTGAATTAAAAGTTAGTCCATTGCTAGCTCTGAAGCTTTCAGAGGTTTTTGCTTGGCAGATAGATTTTTATGGAATCCAAGCCGGTGATAGTTTTAAAATTATTTATGAAGAAAAGTTGCTGGATGGTGAATTCATGACGGTTGGAAGGATTCAAGCTGCCGTTTTTAATCATCGCGGTAAGGATTATTATGGATTTTACTTCGAAGAAGGGGAAGTACCGGATTACTTTGATGAAGAGGGAAATAGTTTACGGAAAGCATTCTTAAAAGCACCACTTAAATTTGGTAGAATAAGTTCTAGATTCAGCAATAGCCGACTTCATCCGGTTTTAAGAATTTACCGCCCGCATCATGGAATTGATTACGCTGCTCCGACCGGAACTCCAATACAAGCTATTGGCGACGGTGTTGTAGTGGAAAAAGGATATCAAAGAGGTAACGGCAATTGGTTAAAGATAAAGCATAATGGAACTTACTCAACGGCTTATTTACATCTTTCTAAGTTTGGGAAAGGAATAAATAAAGGTGTAACTGTTAGACAAGGTCAAATTATAGGTTATGTTGGAAGCACCGGTTTATCAACTGGTCCTCATTTGGATTTTAGATTTTATGTAAACGGAAAACCTGTAAATTTTCTAACTCAAGAATTTCCACCTTCTAAACCTGTTGACAAAGAATTACATGAACAGTATTGGACTTTTATGTCAGACCTTAAACTAAAACTTGATAGTCTTAATGTTGAACAAGATCAAATTCTTGCTTCCGGTGAAATTGAAGAGACTAAAACTGTTTTATAA
- a CDS encoding MoxR family ATPase produces the protein MTQFTDSKDVELVGKLNQSIESIRKEIKKVIVGQDEIVDSLLVAFLAQGHCLLVGVPGLAKTLLIRTLADVLNLNFNRIQFTPDLMPGDITGTEIIDEDKTTHQRNFRFIKGPIFANIILADEINRTPPKTQAALLEAMQEHRVTAAGHSYTVEEPFFVLATQNPIEQEGTYPLPEAQLDRFMFNLWLNYPSFNEELEIIKNTTSSYQPNLNKVIDATEIIKYQQLIRRVPVADNVIEFAVKCVSETRVNSTTKDYVKQWVNWGAGPRASQYLILAAKTKAVMNGRFTPNISDVKESMIPVLRHRIIPNFNAEAEGITSVEIINRILQDQKD, from the coding sequence TTGACACAATTTACGGATTCAAAAGATGTTGAGTTGGTTGGAAAATTAAATCAATCAATTGAATCGATTAGAAAAGAAATAAAGAAAGTTATTGTTGGTCAAGATGAAATTGTTGACAGCTTATTAGTCGCATTTCTTGCACAAGGTCATTGTCTATTAGTAGGTGTTCCGGGTTTAGCAAAAACTTTATTGATACGAACTCTTGCTGACGTGCTGAATCTTAATTTTAATAGAATACAATTCACACCTGATCTAATGCCCGGAGACATAACCGGTACGGAAATAATTGATGAAGATAAAACAACCCATCAAAGAAATTTTCGATTTATCAAAGGTCCTATTTTTGCGAATATAATTCTTGCCGATGAAATAAATAGAACTCCGCCAAAAACTCAAGCCGCACTTTTGGAGGCTATGCAAGAACATCGTGTTACTGCTGCTGGTCATTCATATACAGTAGAAGAACCATTTTTTGTATTAGCAACTCAAAACCCGATTGAACAAGAGGGAACGTATCCGTTACCGGAAGCTCAATTGGATCGTTTTATGTTCAATCTTTGGCTCAACTATCCTTCATTTAACGAAGAGTTAGAGATTATAAAAAATACAACTAGCAGTTATCAACCCAATTTGAACAAAGTAATTGACGCAACCGAAATAATTAAATATCAACAATTAATACGGCGTGTACCGGTTGCTGACAATGTTATTGAGTTTGCGGTTAAATGTGTTAGTGAAACAAGAGTTAACAGCACAACAAAAGATTATGTAAAGCAATGGGTTAATTGGGGCGCGGGTCCAAGAGCTTCACAATATTTAATACTTGCCGCAAAAACAAAAGCTGTAATGAATGGTAGATTCACACCAAATATTTCTGACGTAAAAGAATCGATGATTCCGGTATTGCGCCATAGAATTATACCCAACTTTAATGCAGAAGCCGAAGGAATTACTTCGGTAGAAATTATAAACCGTATCCTCCAAGATCAAAAGGATTAA
- a CDS encoding peptidylprolyl isomerase, giving the protein MKKIIIALLLVYTIFAQESLDRIIAVVNNEIILQSELNLQVAYVAAQRNIDPKNPELQNTILTKMIEEKLLYAQAELDSITVSDEEVNNQLQNQLNFFISQYGSQERMEQAYGMSIEKIRRELRDEVRKNMMSNMVQQKHFGQLDATRREVQEFYETYQDSLGLIPERFELSHIFINPQQGERLKTKAKEFAQSLLDSIKSGADFASLAKKYSDDPGSAARGGELGFVKRGVFFPQFEAAAFQLAEGEISGVVESPVGYHIIEMLERRGESIQTRHILIKVSSDDESDLDAIETLNEIRDSLMQGHKSFDYFARKYSDDTETAKLGGSLGKFEVSQLDKTLRDRVYGMAIGEISFPKRLELDNKTYGYHIIKVNNRVPEHRPTFEGDYDEIKRLAIYHKRQKQYTKWIEELKEKIYWELRI; this is encoded by the coding sequence ATGAAAAAAATTATAATTGCATTACTTCTTGTCTATACAATTTTTGCACAAGAATCATTAGATAGAATAATTGCCGTTGTTAATAATGAAATCATTCTTCAATCAGAATTAAATCTTCAAGTAGCTTATGTTGCGGCACAAAGAAATATTGATCCGAAGAATCCCGAATTGCAAAATACAATTCTAACAAAAATGATTGAAGAAAAATTGCTATATGCACAAGCAGAGCTAGATTCTATCACAGTTTCAGATGAGGAAGTAAATAACCAATTGCAAAATCAGCTTAACTTCTTCATTTCACAATATGGTTCGCAAGAAAGAATGGAACAAGCATACGGAATGAGTATCGAAAAAATTCGCCGTGAATTGCGTGATGAAGTTCGAAAGAATATGATGAGTAATATGGTTCAACAAAAACATTTCGGGCAATTAGACGCTACTCGTCGCGAAGTACAAGAATTTTATGAAACATATCAAGATTCTTTAGGATTGATTCCAGAAAGATTTGAACTTTCGCATATTTTTATTAATCCTCAACAAGGCGAGAGACTAAAAACTAAAGCGAAAGAGTTTGCACAAAGTTTACTTGATTCGATTAAATCCGGAGCTGATTTTGCTTCGCTTGCAAAAAAATATTCTGATGATCCGGGTAGTGCAGCTCGAGGTGGGGAACTGGGATTTGTGAAACGTGGAGTCTTCTTCCCTCAATTTGAAGCTGCTGCTTTCCAGCTTGCCGAAGGCGAGATTTCAGGTGTGGTTGAATCTCCGGTTGGATATCATATTATCGAAATGCTGGAGAGAAGAGGTGAGTCAATACAAACTAGACATATTTTGATCAAAGTAAGCAGTGATGATGAATCCGATCTTGATGCTATAGAAACATTAAATGAAATTCGTGATAGTTTAATGCAAGGACACAAAAGCTTTGATTACTTTGCCAGAAAATATAGCGATGACACCGAAACCGCAAAGTTGGGCGGCAGTCTGGGCAAATTTGAAGTTTCACAATTGGATAAAACTCTTCGTGATCGTGTTTATGGAATGGCTATCGGTGAAATTAGTTTTCCCAAAAGATTAGAGCTGGATAATAAAACTTATGGATATCACATTATAAAAGTTAATAATAGAGTTCCCGAACATCGTCCAACTTTTGAAGGTGACTATGATGAAATTAAACGCTTAGCAATTTATCATAAACGTCAGAAGCAATACACTAAATGGATAGAAGAATTAAAAGAAAAAATTTATTGGGAACTTAGAATATAG
- a CDS encoding peptidylprolyl isomerase, which produces MNRNYIMTGYQKHIVISLILIFILAVFGCKEKEIPPTIVAKVGDRVLTEENLDSLLLFTNNKNKYKEEVVRDWVDSEILQLESREKGIFATQEYLELVNESNKRIAIALYLRQLLNEQENNMDEVVLRNYYEQNKDELYISNKAFVFNRASFSDETKAIQFRSTLIESDWNKTVNVFSGDKSIVEFTTEKFSYDYQIISNQVRIVLNNLEESETSIIFETQPGNFNIVQLIRVFDPNSIPDYEYIKDYVKQRYFAMINSQKYDELIQDLYSKYDVIINR; this is translated from the coding sequence ATGAACCGGAATTATATTATGACCGGTTATCAAAAACACATAGTAATTAGTTTAATATTAATTTTTATACTTGCCGTTTTTGGCTGTAAGGAAAAGGAAATTCCTCCAACCATTGTCGCAAAAGTTGGAGATAGAGTATTAACTGAGGAGAATCTAGATTCTTTGTTATTGTTTACTAACAACAAAAATAAATATAAAGAAGAAGTTGTTAGAGATTGGGTTGATTCCGAAATATTACAATTGGAATCAAGAGAGAAAGGAATATTTGCGACACAAGAATATCTCGAGCTTGTAAACGAAAGTAATAAAAGAATTGCAATTGCACTTTACTTAAGACAATTACTTAATGAACAAGAAAATAATATGGATGAAGTTGTTCTAAGAAATTATTACGAACAAAATAAAGATGAATTGTATATCTCAAATAAAGCTTTTGTTTTCAATAGAGCTTCGTTTTCGGATGAAACAAAAGCAATACAATTTAGATCCACACTTATTGAAAGTGATTGGAATAAAACTGTAAATGTTTTCTCGGGTGATAAATCAATTGTTGAATTTACAACAGAGAAGTTCTCTTATGATTATCAAATTATTTCAAATCAAGTTAGAATTGTTCTCAATAATCTGGAAGAAAGTGAAACAAGTATAATATTTGAAACGCAACCGGGTAACTTTAATATCGTTCAGCTGATTAGAGTGTTCGACCCGAATTCTATCCCGGATTATGAATATATCAAAGATTATGTTAAGCAAAGATATTTTGCTATGATAAATTCTCAAAAATATGACGAATTAATTCAAGACCTTTACTCAAAATACGATGTAATAATTAATAGGTAA
- a CDS encoding peptidylprolyl isomerase — translation MRKVLMIVLNVLLISLLISCSSSEQTVVAKYGQEEITYTELKDAFYNNLSESEKSKADSTEDIKEFLPLYVNYKMKLRDAKVRGFDHDPVVQKEIDDYTKTVGIPYIEEKYIIEPGLKDFYEKRKIEKRIKHILIRTDSISTEEAIDKANEILTRIKNGENFEKLAYENTDDDFSRADSGDVYWLTAGQTVPEFDDAMYTTNKGEVYPNPIQTKYGVHILKVVDEQPRKYQIKARHILASFRQGTGLDTNAAFEKIKEVQERLNEGQAFYDLAIKYSDDEGSAQRGGDLGFFQRRMMVQPFDEAVFNLKVGEISDIVETRFGYHIIQLDEIKEYPSFEDEKESFKSTYQRTLFAPHKEKYLNKLKAEYGFEMNEDLKAKVSVGNDSLTFGETYWTSKLRNNYGDSIIVKRNDGDITLDGVLEWFKDNPNYQTFKMTEMNMFKMFLDYTYESLMAKKAFELREGNTEFAKLMNDYRNGLYIFKLQEEEIWNKLAVDTTQLEVIYEQNKDSFIWPDRVSYSVIYRPDENNIKKDYSLLNDGAEFSTILEENSKNAKLRSKSGEKLLQNVNSSEVAKAANNLSNEGDISQPFKVENDWYIVKLIEKLPSRTKSFDEAKSEVMGIWQEQQTKKLEEEYLSNLRKIYEPELYYDRLSKTHSN, via the coding sequence ATGCGAAAAGTATTAATGATTGTCTTAAATGTTCTTCTAATATCACTTTTAATTTCATGTTCATCGAGTGAACAAACAGTTGTTGCTAAATATGGGCAAGAGGAAATCACATATACTGAATTGAAAGATGCTTTCTATAATAATTTAAGTGAATCAGAAAAGTCTAAAGCCGACTCAACCGAAGATATTAAAGAGTTTTTACCACTATATGTTAACTATAAGATGAAACTAAGAGACGCAAAAGTTCGAGGCTTCGATCATGATCCGGTAGTACAAAAGGAAATTGATGATTATACAAAAACTGTCGGTATTCCCTACATAGAAGAAAAATATATAATAGAGCCCGGTTTAAAAGATTTTTACGAAAAAAGAAAAATCGAAAAACGAATTAAACATATTCTGATTAGAACCGATTCGATCAGCACTGAAGAAGCTATAGACAAAGCCAATGAAATTCTTACTAGAATTAAAAACGGTGAAAATTTTGAAAAACTTGCTTATGAAAATACTGATGATGATTTCTCGAGAGCTGATAGTGGTGATGTGTATTGGTTAACTGCCGGACAAACTGTCCCCGAATTTGATGATGCAATGTATACTACAAATAAAGGTGAAGTATATCCGAACCCGATTCAAACTAAATATGGTGTTCATATTTTAAAAGTAGTTGATGAGCAGCCGCGTAAATATCAAATAAAAGCACGTCATATACTCGCTAGTTTTAGACAAGGTACGGGTCTTGATACTAATGCTGCCTTTGAAAAGATTAAAGAAGTTCAAGAAAGACTCAATGAAGGACAAGCTTTTTACGATCTGGCAATTAAATATTCAGATGACGAAGGCAGTGCACAGCGAGGCGGTGATCTTGGTTTCTTCCAAAGAAGAATGATGGTTCAACCCTTTGATGAAGCAGTTTTTAATTTAAAAGTTGGTGAAATCTCCGACATAGTTGAGACCCGTTTCGGTTATCATATTATTCAACTTGACGAGATAAAAGAATACCCTTCGTTCGAAGACGAGAAAGAAAGTTTTAAATCAACATATCAGCGTACCTTATTCGCTCCTCACAAGGAAAAGTATCTGAACAAATTGAAAGCTGAATACGGTTTTGAAATGAATGAAGATTTGAAAGCCAAAGTTAGTGTCGGAAACGATTCTCTAACATTCGGTGAAACTTATTGGACAAGTAAATTAAGAAATAACTATGGTGATAGTATAATTGTTAAAAGAAATGATGGGGACATAACACTTGATGGTGTGTTGGAATGGTTCAAAGACAATCCTAATTACCAAACATTCAAAATGACAGAGATGAATATGTTCAAAATGTTCTTAGATTATACATATGAATCATTGATGGCAAAAAAGGCTTTTGAGCTTAGAGAAGGTAATACAGAATTCGCAAAACTGATGAATGATTATCGCAATGGACTTTATATTTTCAAATTACAAGAAGAAGAAATTTGGAATAAGCTAGCAGTCGATACAACTCAACTTGAAGTTATCTACGAACAAAATAAGGATAGCTTTATTTGGCCAGATAGAGTCTCCTATTCGGTAATTTATAGACCTGATGAAAATAACATTAAGAAGGATTATAGTTTATTAAACGATGGTGCGGAATTCTCCACCATTCTTGAGGAAAATTCTAAAAATGCAAAACTAAGAAGTAAATCCGGTGAGAAATTATTACAAAACGTTAATTCTAGTGAAGTGGCAAAGGCTGCTAACAACTTGTCGAACGAAGGGGATATTTCCCAACCGTTCAAAGTTGAAAACGATTGGTATATTGTTAAATTAATTGAAAAATTGCCATCACGAACTAAAAGTTTTGACGAAGCAAAATCGGAAGTGATGGGGATTTGGCAAGAACAACAGACTAAAAAATTAGAAGAAGAATACTTAAGTAATTTACGGAAAATATATGAACCGGAATTATATTATGACCGGTTATCAAAAACACATAGTAATTAG
- a CDS encoding site-specific DNA-methyltransferase, with the protein MPDNFVDLLILDPPYNLYKTFNSSTFTKKNINEYAEWIDDLIKRVFHTLKENASIYFCSDWYSSTSVHLVLEKYFKVRNRITWEREKGRGSKSNWKQNSEDIWFCTLGNNYTFNVEDVKLKRKVIAPYKNENGEPKDWDGTNGNFRITYPSNIWTDISVPFWSMPENTEHPTQKPEKLIAKLVLASTNKNDFVFDPFLGSGTSSVVAKKLGRSYCGIEIDPKFAAISEYRLVNTNKNDKIQGYTDKVFWERNTLSYQSKNGNNKIF; encoded by the coding sequence ATGCCGGATAATTTTGTTGATCTTTTAATTCTTGATCCACCTTATAATCTTTATAAAACTTTCAACTCGAGTACATTTACAAAAAAGAACATAAATGAATACGCTGAATGGATTGATGACTTAATAAAAAGAGTATTTCATACATTAAAAGAAAATGCATCAATTTATTTTTGCTCTGATTGGTATAGTTCAACTTCGGTACACCTAGTTTTAGAAAAATATTTTAAAGTAAGAAATCGAATTACTTGGGAACGCGAAAAAGGTAGAGGTTCTAAATCAAACTGGAAACAAAACTCCGAAGACATTTGGTTTTGTACTCTCGGCAACAATTATACATTTAATGTAGAAGACGTTAAACTTAAACGTAAAGTCATTGCCCCTTATAAAAATGAAAACGGTGAACCAAAAGATTGGGATGGGACAAACGGCAATTTTAGAATTACTTACCCATCAAATATTTGGACGGATATTTCGGTTCCGTTTTGGTCAATGCCCGAGAATACGGAACATCCAACACAAAAACCGGAGAAGTTGATTGCAAAGTTGGTTTTAGCTAGTACTAATAAAAATGATTTTGTCTTTGATCCTTTTCTGGGTTCAGGTACATCATCTGTCGTTGCAAAAAAATTAGGACGTAGTTATTGCGGAATTGAAATAGACCCAAAATTTGCCGCCATTTCGGAATATCGTTTAGTTAACACAAATAAGAATGATAAAATCCAAGGCTACACAGACAAAGTTTTTTGGGAAAGAAATACTTTGTCCTATCAATCTAAAAACGGAAACAACAAAATTTTTTAG
- the metG gene encoding methionine--tRNA ligase, producing the protein MEKEKILVTSALPYANGPIHLGHLSGAYLPADIYVRYHRLKGSDILYICGSDEHGVPITITADKEKVKPQVIIDRYHNINKEAFEKFGMSFDIYSRTSLPIHHENARNFFKSFYDQGLLKEKKSLQFYDEKAKMFLPDRYVEGTCPKCGYEEARSDECESCGSLYDPSELKNPKSKVTGETPKLKETSHWFFPLGNFQDRIEKYIDEMHEKYNWKDNVLKYCKNWFKEGLGDRAITRDLDWGIKVPLDNAEGKVIYVWFEAVLGYISATMELSKQKNDSQLWRKYWQDEKTKYVAFIGKDNIVFHTIIFQAILMAWNDVNEEKFIMPQNVPANEFLNFEGKKFSKSRGWGIDVIDFLNLFPADSLRYTLASNLPENKDTDFYWKEFQSKNNDELADILGNFINRTFTFVHKNFEGRVPEQSKLADIDKEMISLLESYPKKVSDLIEKYKIKEATLEVMNLARAGNKYFNDSQPWKTIKSDKEKCGTTLNICLQTIYSLAILINPIIPTSSERILGMLNAKLTDWFSNTGKNLDDGHRLHEASILFTKIEDEVIEKQINKLGKTDVEVIEEEQISIEDFTKIKLKVAEVIEAENIPKSDKLLKLQVKIGDEKRQVVAGIAKSYKPEQLVGKKVIIVSNLKPANLFGNESQGMILAADCGEGVSVIEVDQHVPSGAKVK; encoded by the coding sequence GTGGAAAAAGAAAAGATTTTGGTCACATCGGCGTTGCCTTATGCCAATGGTCCTATTCATCTAGGACATCTCAGCGGCGCTTATTTACCGGCAGATATTTATGTGAGATATCATCGACTTAAAGGTAGTGATATTCTTTATATATGCGGTTCGGATGAACATGGAGTACCTATAACAATCACAGCAGATAAAGAAAAAGTTAAACCGCAAGTAATTATTGACCGTTATCATAATATCAACAAAGAAGCTTTTGAAAAATTTGGAATGTCCTTCGACATTTATTCACGAACTTCACTTCCAATTCATCATGAAAACGCTCGAAATTTTTTCAAGAGTTTTTATGATCAAGGACTTCTAAAAGAAAAAAAATCATTACAGTTTTATGATGAAAAAGCTAAAATGTTTTTACCTGATAGATATGTTGAAGGTACTTGTCCGAAATGCGGATACGAAGAAGCACGAAGTGATGAATGTGAAAGTTGCGGATCATTATATGATCCATCGGAATTAAAAAATCCCAAAAGTAAAGTAACCGGAGAAACTCCAAAATTAAAAGAAACCTCTCACTGGTTTTTCCCGCTCGGAAACTTTCAAGATCGAATTGAAAAATATATAGATGAAATGCACGAAAAGTATAATTGGAAAGACAATGTTCTAAAATATTGTAAAAATTGGTTCAAAGAAGGTTTAGGCGATCGTGCAATTACTCGGGATTTAGACTGGGGAATAAAAGTCCCACTTGATAATGCTGAAGGAAAAGTAATCTATGTATGGTTTGAAGCCGTGCTCGGTTATATCTCTGCCACTATGGAATTATCGAAACAGAAAAATGATTCGCAACTTTGGAGAAAATATTGGCAGGATGAAAAAACAAAATATGTTGCATTTATTGGTAAAGACAATATTGTGTTCCATACAATTATTTTTCAAGCAATACTAATGGCTTGGAATGATGTTAATGAGGAAAAATTTATTATGCCGCAAAATGTTCCGGCTAATGAATTTCTAAATTTTGAAGGAAAGAAATTTTCAAAATCGCGTGGTTGGGGAATAGACGTGATCGATTTTCTAAATCTTTTCCCGGCAGATTCTCTTCGTTACACACTCGCGTCAAATTTACCCGAAAATAAAGACACTGATTTTTACTGGAAGGAATTTCAATCAAAAAATAATGATGAATTGGCCGATATCTTAGGTAACTTTATCAACAGAACATTTACATTCGTCCATAAAAATTTTGAAGGAAGAGTTCCGGAACAATCCAAGCTAGCTGATATCGATAAAGAAATGATTTCTCTATTAGAGTCCTATCCTAAAAAAGTAAGTGACCTTATAGAAAAATATAAAATAAAAGAAGCCACACTAGAGGTTATGAATTTAGCTCGTGCCGGTAACAAATATTTTAACGATTCTCAGCCATGGAAAACTATTAAATCAGATAAAGAGAAATGCGGCACTACGCTAAATATTTGTTTACAGACTATATATAGTTTGGCAATATTGATAAATCCGATTATCCCAACTTCATCAGAAAGAATTCTGGGAATGTTGAATGCAAAACTTACTGATTGGTTCTCAAATACTGGAAAGAATTTAGATGACGGTCACCGATTACATGAAGCCAGTATATTATTTACAAAGATTGAGGATGAAGTGATCGAAAAACAAATTAATAAGTTAGGAAAAACTGATGTCGAAGTAATTGAAGAGGAACAAATCTCGATAGAAGATTTTACTAAGATAAAATTAAAAGTCGCAGAAGTTATTGAAGCTGAGAATATCCCCAAAAGTGACAAGCTTCTAAAACTTCAGGTTAAAATTGGTGACGAAAAAAGACAAGTTGTTGCCGGTATAGCAAAAAGCTATAAACCGGAACAATTAGTTGGCAAAAAGGTTATAATAGTTTCAAATTTGAAGCCTGCTAACCTTTTTGGAAATGAGTCACAAGGAATGATCTTAGCGGCTGATTGCGGTGAGGGTGTTTCAGTTATTGAAGTCGATCAACATGTTCCATCCGGAGCAAAAGTCAAGTAA
- a CDS encoding peptidylprolyl isomerase, whose protein sequence is MSEAKKGDTVKVHYTGKLNDGSEFDSSKGREPLEFQIGEQQVIAGFENAVIGLKTGDSVTVEIPSEDAYGPKIDEMVLKVEKSQLPAEFNPEVGQKFQLPQDNGQNVIVTVTDLTDTHIELDANHPLAGKDLTFDIQLVEIV, encoded by the coding sequence ATGAGTGAAGCAAAAAAAGGTGATACCGTTAAAGTACATTATACTGGGAAACTAAACGATGGATCAGAATTTGATTCTTCAAAAGGGAGAGAACCTCTTGAATTTCAAATTGGTGAGCAACAAGTCATTGCCGGGTTTGAAAATGCGGTTATTGGTCTGAAAACGGGGGATTCGGTTACCGTGGAAATCCCAAGTGAAGATGCATATGGACCAAAAATTGACGAAATGGTTCTAAAAGTTGAAAAAAGTCAGCTCCCTGCTGAATTTAACCCTGAAGTCGGACAAAAATTTCAACTTCCTCAAGATAATGGACAAAATGTAATTGTTACGGTTACGGACCTGACTGACACACATATCGAATTAGATGCAAACCATCCACTTGCCGGTAAAGATCTTACCTTTGATATACAATTAGTTGAAATAGTATAA